A stretch of the bacterium genome encodes the following:
- a CDS encoding ABC transporter ATP-binding protein translates to MEYSIEVCNLTKKYPLVKRYRDILRHPFKQEKMTALQDVSFSVNKGELFGLLGPNGAGKTTLLKILATLILPDKGIVKVNGLDVEKQPSQVRRSIGFVVTEERSFYWRLTGWQNLEFFAVLNNIGRKDIHKRLDKVLTLVGLREDAHRMFKDYSSGMKQRLSIARSLLPEPDILIMDEPTRSLDPTATKNLREFIREDLVLSQGKTVCLSTHNLYEAENLCSRILILHKGRLIACDTPNNIKSLLPLNSVIEIHLLQGISNTKNIIDSICTKKRYKQSKFKEEKQNIIVQLTTEENSTDISSIVEEFSRAGFQVTACFPKEPTLEEVFDQIIGN, encoded by the coding sequence ATGGAATATTCAATAGAGGTTTGTAATCTTACAAAAAAATACCCCCTTGTTAAAAGGTACAGGGATATATTACGCCACCCTTTTAAACAGGAAAAAATGACTGCCCTTCAGGATGTCTCTTTTTCTGTAAATAAGGGAGAATTATTCGGCTTATTAGGTCCTAATGGAGCCGGTAAAACTACTCTTTTAAAAATTCTTGCTACTCTAATATTGCCTGATAAAGGCATAGTAAAAGTGAATGGTTTAGACGTAGAAAAGCAACCTTCACAAGTTAGGCGTTCAATAGGTTTTGTGGTGACAGAAGAACGTAGTTTCTACTGGCGGCTTACAGGTTGGCAAAACCTTGAATTTTTTGCTGTGTTAAATAACATTGGTAGAAAAGATATCCATAAACGGCTTGATAAGGTCTTAACTCTGGTTGGTTTAAGGGAAGATGCTCACCGTATGTTTAAAGATTATTCTTCTGGTATGAAACAAAGATTGTCTATTGCTCGTAGTTTGTTACCAGAACCAGATATACTTATAATGGACGAACCGACCCGAAGTTTAGACCCCACTGCAACAAAAAATTTAAGAGAGTTTATAAGGGAAGACCTTGTGTTATCTCAAGGTAAAACTGTGTGCCTCTCTACCCACAATCTATACGAGGCAGAAAATTTATGTAGCCGAATCTTAATACTCCATAAAGGTAGGTTGATTGCTTGCGATACACCCAATAATATTAAATCCTTGTTACCTCTTAATTCAGTTATAGAGATACATCTTTTACAAGGAATTAGCAACACAAAAAACATTATTGATAGTATCTGCACAAAAAAAAGGTATAAACAATCTAAGTTTAAAGAAGAGAAACAGAATATAATTGTCCAGTTAACAACAGAAGAAAATTCTACAGATATTTCTTCCATTGTAGAAGAGTTTTCAAGAGCAGGGTTTCAGGTAACTGCGTGTTTTCCTAAAGAACCAACTCTCGAAGAAGTTTTTGACCAAATAATTGGTAATTAA